One window from the genome of Pyrobaculum ferrireducens encodes:
- a CDS encoding extracellular solute-binding protein yields MSIRAILAVLAVVAAVVAVYLAFTAFQQTTAKKLVIVGPAGIRDLGVALAKKFSEKYGVNATFVPLGGAVEMVNELVRNRDNPPWDVAIGVPEFYYTVLVDKGVLYCPDLKVEGVPREEFWDPHHCVYPLDKSYIGIVYNATALERLGIKPPETLDDLLKPEYRGLVTYPNPVQSGTGLAVLSWVMSVKGEDEGWAYLKKLAGQIAKVGYPSGFTPLRNALKRGDVLVALSWFSHVIDPGTPHMKASTYSAFLYREGVAVLKNARNRELAVEFVKFALSKEGQDLVDPYNYMLPVRPDAVVKNNIGLPQPKSVVVYNPALGSKADEWRLRWQREIATG; encoded by the coding sequence ATGTCTATAAGAGCCATATTGGCGGTTTTGGCCGTCGTCGCCGCCGTCGTGGCTGTCTACCTGGCCTTCACCGCCTTTCAGCAGACCACGGCGAAGAAGCTGGTCATCGTGGGGCCGGCTGGCATCCGAGATCTGGGGGTTGCGCTGGCGAAGAAGTTTAGCGAGAAGTACGGGGTAAACGCCACTTTTGTGCCGCTGGGCGGGGCCGTGGAGATGGTGAACGAGTTGGTGAGGAATAGGGACAACCCGCCTTGGGACGTGGCGATCGGCGTTCCCGAGTTCTACTACACCGTGCTGGTGGACAAGGGGGTGTTGTACTGCCCAGACCTCAAGGTGGAGGGGGTGCCCCGGGAGGAGTTTTGGGACCCCCACCACTGCGTCTACCCGCTTGACAAGTCCTACATAGGGATTGTGTACAACGCCACGGCGCTGGAGAGGCTGGGGATAAAGCCGCCGGAGACTCTCGACGACTTGCTGAAGCCCGAGTACAGAGGCCTCGTGACGTACCCAAACCCGGTGCAGTCCGGCACAGGCCTCGCAGTCTTGTCGTGGGTGATGTCTGTAAAGGGCGAGGATGAGGGCTGGGCCTACTTGAAAAAGCTGGCGGGCCAGATAGCTAAGGTGGGGTACCCAAGCGGCTTTACACCGCTTAGAAACGCGTTGAAGAGGGGCGACGTATTGGTGGCTCTGTCGTGGTTCAGCCACGTCATTGACCCCGGGACGCCCCATATGAAGGCCTCGACGTACAGCGCCTTTTTGTACAGAGAGGGGGTGGCTGTGCTTAAAAACGCGAGGAATAGAGAGCTCGCCGTGGAGTTTGTGAAATTTGCCTTGAGTAAAGAGGGGCAGGACTTGGTTGATCCCTATAACTACATGTTGCCCGTCAGGCCCGACGCCGTAGTTAAGAACAACATCGGCCTACCGCAACCCAAGTCGGTCGTGGTGTACAACCCAGCCCTCGGCTCAAAAGCCGACGAGTGGAGGCTGAGGTGGCAGAGAGAAATCGCCACTGGGTGA
- a CDS encoding amidohydrolase family protein codes for MSECIWIEGRAYIAGGFRRVRLGRRGCRPLQLSNSYLILPGFVDIHVHFRDWGLAYKETLMGGARSALAGGVVAVGDMPNTKPHIRTAELYRRRMEEGSRLPIIYRLHMGVPEDVGELHAAKPRSVKIYPEDVERYGWGHVEAVGRACAELGCLLVFHCEDPAYFRGGDRPPEAELACVERAWAVARRTGTRIHLTHVTLPQTAELSRGWATVDVTPHHLLLDRENCRHRGLCHVNPRLRTPELRRGLLAALAAGMIDVYATDHAPHTLEEKNSGDPPPGICSLDVALSLLLSLWRAGVVDLGDVVRLYSCRPSRLLGVDVGIERGLFTVVKLEEFVVRGGEFAGSCLHTPFEGFRAFGRVVATAVGGRVYFSNGEVYDISPHVDRA; via the coding sequence ATGTCTGAATGCATATGGATTGAGGGTCGGGCATACATCGCCGGGGGCTTCCGCCGGGTGAGACTCGGGAGGCGGGGATGCAGGCCTCTCCAGCTCTCAAACAGCTACCTAATCCTGCCAGGCTTCGTCGACATCCATGTGCACTTCAGAGACTGGGGGCTTGCGTACAAGGAGACGCTGATGGGTGGCGCCAGGTCGGCGCTGGCGGGCGGCGTAGTGGCGGTGGGTGACATGCCCAACACCAAGCCCCACATTAGAACAGCTGAGCTGTACAGAAGACGAATGGAGGAGGGGTCGAGGCTCCCCATCATCTACCGGCTACACATGGGCGTCCCCGAGGACGTGGGGGAGCTCCATGCCGCGAAGCCGCGCTCAGTCAAGATCTACCCAGAAGACGTTGAGAGATACGGATGGGGCCACGTAGAGGCGGTGGGCAGGGCATGCGCGGAGCTGGGGTGCCTCCTCGTCTTCCACTGCGAAGATCCGGCTTATTTCAGAGGCGGCGACAGGCCGCCGGAGGCGGAGCTGGCTTGTGTAGAGAGGGCTTGGGCCGTCGCGCGGAGGACTGGGACGAGGATACATCTCACCCACGTGACCCTCCCCCAGACGGCCGAGCTCTCGCGGGGGTGGGCCACAGTAGACGTCACACCGCATCACCTGTTGCTCGACAGGGAAAACTGCAGACACCGTGGTCTCTGCCACGTAAACCCCCGGCTGAGGACGCCGGAGCTCCGCAGAGGCCTTTTGGCCGCCCTCGCCGCTGGGATGATCGACGTATACGCCACGGACCACGCCCCCCATACACTGGAGGAGAAGAACTCCGGCGACCCCCCGCCTGGGATATGTAGCCTAGACGTGGCTCTCAGCCTGTTGCTGAGCTTGTGGAGGGCGGGGGTCGTCGACTTGGGCGACGTGGTTAGGCTCTACTCCTGCAGACCCTCGCGCCTATTGGGCGTAGACGTGGGCATAGAGCGGGGCCTCTTCACCGTGGTTAAGCTGGAGGAGTTCGTAGTGAGAGGCGGCGAATTTGCGGGTAGCTGTCTACACACGCCTTTCGAGGGGTTTAGAGCTTTTGGACGCGTCGTGGCCACCGCCGTGGGCGGGAGGGTTTACTTCTCCAACGGCGAGGTCTACGACATATCTCCCCATGTCGATAGAGCTTAG
- a CDS encoding ABC transporter ATP-binding protein gives MSIELRGVLKNFGDFALGPIDLAVASGERVAVVGPSGSGKSTLLRIVAGLTAPDGGRVYIDGVDVTDVEPWRRGVGMVFQSPALFPSMTVLENVAEPLLSRGVGRGEAFSRAREVLERLGLARLAHRYPAQLSRGQQQRVSIARALAAEPRVLLFDEPLTALDIPLRGEVLPYIYEASRGRTVLYVTHDFEEATYIAERVVVLMEGRVAADGGAVELFENPPNPRVAEFLGYSNKLPSGCGVLYFRPWDVKPGATHRGVVLAVWYRAGRHEVLVDVGGSRVRLIWPGKPPLDVVEFDVVKSRCFPG, from the coding sequence ATGTCGATAGAGCTTAGGGGGGTTTTGAAAAACTTTGGCGACTTCGCCCTGGGCCCCATAGATCTTGCGGTTGCCAGTGGGGAGAGGGTAGCGGTAGTGGGGCCCTCCGGCTCTGGCAAGTCGACCCTTCTCAGGATAGTGGCTGGCTTGACGGCTCCCGACGGGGGGAGGGTCTACATAGATGGCGTGGACGTTACGGATGTGGAGCCGTGGAGGCGCGGGGTGGGGATGGTGTTTCAAAGCCCCGCCCTCTTCCCCTCCATGACTGTGCTTGAAAACGTGGCTGAGCCCCTCTTGTCGCGTGGGGTGGGTAGGGGGGAGGCCTTCTCTAGGGCTAGGGAGGTTCTGGAGAGGCTGGGACTTGCGAGACTCGCCCATAGATACCCAGCCCAGCTCAGCAGGGGCCAGCAACAGAGGGTGTCTATTGCGAGGGCGCTCGCGGCTGAGCCGCGGGTTCTGCTGTTCGACGAGCCTCTCACGGCTCTGGACATACCGCTGAGAGGGGAGGTTCTGCCCTACATCTACGAGGCGTCGAGGGGGCGCACTGTTCTGTACGTAACGCACGACTTCGAGGAGGCTACGTACATCGCGGAGAGAGTGGTCGTGCTTATGGAGGGGAGGGTGGCGGCCGACGGCGGCGCGGTGGAGCTTTTCGAAAATCCGCCGAATCCCAGAGTCGCCGAGTTCCTCGGCTACAGCAACAAACTGCCTAGTGGTTGCGGGGTCTTGTACTTCAGGCCGTGGGACGTGAAGCCCGGCGCCACTCACAGAGGCGTCGTCTTGGCCGTCTGGTACAGGGCTGGGCGGCATGAGGTGTTGGTAGACGTCGGGGGGAGCCGCGTGAGATTGATATGGCCCGGGAAGCCGCCCCTCGACGTTGTGGAGTTCGACGTGGTGAAGAGCCGCTGTTTCCCTGGCTAA
- a CDS encoding elongation factor EF-2, with protein MSSAVRVVEKQLDEILAIAKNPAQIRNAGTLAHVDHGKTTTSDSLLMGAGLLSPKVAGKALAMDYVPIEQLRQMTVKAANISLYFEHGGKPYLINFVDTPGHVDFTGHVTRSLRVMDGGLVVVDSVEGVMTQTETVVRQALEEYVRPVLFINKIDRLIKELRLSPQEIQQRILTIVKDFNALIDMFAPPEFKDKWKIDPGKGQMALGSALHKWGITIPMAQKAGMKFSNIVDAYEKGYVDKLAEEFPLYKTILSMIIEHVPPPNVAQKYRIPRLWRGELNSDVGKALLEADPNGPTVIAVSKVNKDPHAGLIATGRVFSGTIREGDEIYIIGRKMKKKVLQTYIYMGPSRIIVPYMPAGNIVALMGVDEARAGDTLVDPKLSEIPPFEKMRYISEPVVTVAIEPKNPAELARLVEALKDLVIEDPTLDLKIDQETGQILLSGVGTLHLEIATWLLKERTKTEFTVSPPLIRFRETVRERSQVWEGKSPNKHNRLYFYVEPLDETTVELIATREITEEQDPRERAKILREKAGWDTDEARGIWAIDDRYFNVIVDKTSGIQYLREIRDYIVQGFRWAVEAGPLAQEPMRGVKVVLVDAVVHEDPAHRGPAQIMPATKNAIFAAVLSARPTLLEPLMRLDIKVAPDYIGAVTSVLNKHRGKILDMTQQEYMAFLRAELPVLESFTISDELRAAAAGKIFWSMQFARWAPYPESMLADFVKQIRKKKGLKEEIPKPTDFVEVF; from the coding sequence ATGTCGTCGGCGGTAAGGGTAGTGGAGAAGCAACTTGACGAAATTCTGGCAATTGCCAAAAACCCGGCGCAGATACGAAACGCGGGTACTCTGGCTCATGTGGACCACGGCAAGACCACCACGTCGGATTCGCTTCTAATGGGTGCCGGCCTACTCTCGCCTAAGGTGGCGGGTAAGGCCCTGGCTATGGACTACGTCCCAATTGAGCAGTTGCGGCAGATGACTGTGAAGGCTGCAAATATTTCGCTGTACTTCGAGCACGGGGGGAAGCCCTACCTAATCAACTTCGTCGACACCCCGGGCCACGTGGACTTCACGGGGCACGTAACGAGGTCGCTGAGGGTTATGGACGGGGGCCTCGTGGTGGTGGACTCCGTTGAGGGCGTCATGACGCAGACGGAGACTGTGGTGAGGCAGGCGCTGGAGGAGTACGTCAGACCAGTCCTCTTCATAAACAAAATCGACCGCTTAATAAAGGAGCTGAGGCTGTCGCCGCAGGAGATCCAGCAGAGGATCCTCACAATCGTGAAGGACTTCAACGCGTTGATAGACATGTTCGCCCCGCCTGAGTTTAAAGACAAGTGGAAGATTGACCCGGGCAAGGGCCAGATGGCGCTGGGCTCCGCCCTCCACAAGTGGGGCATTACGATACCAATGGCGCAGAAAGCCGGGATGAAGTTCAGCAATATTGTAGATGCCTATGAGAAAGGGTACGTGGATAAGCTGGCGGAGGAGTTCCCACTGTACAAGACAATCCTCTCCATGATAATTGAACACGTCCCGCCGCCCAACGTGGCGCAGAAGTACAGAATTCCCAGGCTGTGGCGCGGGGAGCTGAACAGCGACGTGGGCAAGGCCCTACTCGAGGCAGACCCCAACGGCCCCACCGTCATCGCCGTTTCGAAGGTTAATAAGGATCCGCACGCCGGGCTTATTGCAACCGGCCGCGTCTTCTCGGGCACAATCAGGGAGGGAGACGAGATATACATCATCGGCAGGAAGATGAAGAAGAAGGTCCTGCAGACCTACATCTACATGGGCCCCTCGAGGATTATAGTGCCCTACATGCCGGCGGGCAACATTGTGGCGTTGATGGGAGTCGACGAGGCCAGAGCCGGCGACACCCTGGTGGATCCGAAGCTGAGCGAAATCCCGCCGTTTGAAAAGATGAGGTACATCTCTGAGCCTGTGGTGACCGTCGCAATCGAGCCGAAAAACCCGGCGGAGCTGGCGAGGCTGGTTGAGGCGTTGAAAGACCTAGTCATAGAGGACCCAACCCTCGACCTAAAGATCGACCAGGAGACTGGCCAGATACTGCTCTCCGGCGTCGGCACGCTCCACCTCGAAATCGCCACGTGGCTCCTCAAGGAGAGGACGAAGACCGAGTTCACCGTGTCGCCGCCGCTCATACGCTTCAGAGAGACCGTAAGGGAGAGGTCCCAGGTGTGGGAGGGCAAGTCGCCAAATAAGCACAACCGCCTCTACTTCTACGTGGAGCCCCTCGACGAGACCACTGTCGAGCTGATAGCCACCAGGGAGATTACGGAGGAACAGGATCCCAGGGAGAGGGCCAAGATCTTGAGGGAGAAGGCCGGCTGGGACACCGACGAGGCGAGGGGCATATGGGCAATCGACGACAGGTACTTCAACGTCATCGTGGACAAGACATCGGGCATCCAGTACCTCCGCGAGATAAGAGATTATATAGTCCAGGGCTTTAGGTGGGCGGTGGAGGCCGGCCCCCTGGCCCAGGAGCCCATGAGGGGCGTCAAGGTGGTGCTCGTAGACGCCGTGGTCCACGAGGACCCCGCCCACCGCGGACCCGCCCAGATAATGCCAGCCACCAAAAACGCCATATTCGCGGCGGTGCTCTCGGCGAGGCCGACGTTGCTAGAGCCTTTGATGAGGCTCGACATCAAGGTGGCGCCTGACTACATAGGAGCCGTGACGTCTGTGCTCAACAAACACAGAGGCAAAATCCTAGACATGACCCAGCAGGAGTACATGGCGTTTCTAAGGGCCGAGTTGCCGGTGCTCGAGTCCTTTACCATCAGCGACGAGCTCCGCGCCGCCGCCGCCGGTAAGATCTTCTGGTCAATGCAGTTCGCCCGCTGGGCCCCCTACCCAGAGTCGATGCTCGCCGACTTCGTCAAGCAGATTAGAAAGAAGAAGGGGCTGAAGGAGGAGATACCAAAGCCCACCGACTTTGTAGAGGTCTTCTAG
- a CDS encoding RAD55 family ATPase, which translates to MLLDFRGVTAIYGRPGVGKTSLAMRMAHERVARGEKVLWVSLYEDRDVFMKNAASLGYDLPRVDFWDMIFVKTDVILNQIVSTVSQSDYSLVVVDSISSLVEGPQSREYLINAVYRVFRPAKIDFVGIAEEESVTPLDYIADNLLRLELRIGRNVTERLMYVVKSRGRRAGYTVEFDILEGQGVVFLDDLPRPAPRAAWEAATEALPQPMGPVRGGRIYLFVGCDFTPLLARVAADLSREGRKVLYRVFGRGAFSVERLIEKYGGKAVVQRVEPRPQSHFTHMKNLYDSLTETDADVVVSDGVDMEFFIYGRKAFELNKTEFDELRRLGIATLVNACRDRGLRVVADVTAQLHDGEVLLTSPEGGTRCRYEVQPLPRLACNV; encoded by the coding sequence ATGTTGCTAGATTTTAGGGGGGTCACCGCCATATATGGAAGGCCTGGCGTGGGGAAGACAAGCCTCGCCATGAGGATGGCCCACGAGAGGGTGGCGAGGGGCGAAAAGGTGCTCTGGGTCTCGCTCTACGAGGATAGGGACGTCTTTATGAAAAACGCCGCCTCCCTCGGCTATGACCTGCCAAGAGTTGATTTCTGGGATATGATTTTCGTGAAGACCGACGTCATACTCAACCAGATAGTCTCTACCGTCTCGCAGAGCGACTACAGCCTCGTGGTGGTGGACTCCATCTCGTCTCTCGTGGAGGGGCCCCAGTCCCGGGAGTACTTAATAAACGCGGTGTACAGAGTCTTTAGACCCGCCAAGATCGACTTCGTGGGAATCGCCGAGGAGGAGTCCGTAACGCCTCTGGACTACATCGCCGACAACTTGCTGAGGCTCGAGCTGCGGATTGGCAGAAACGTCACGGAAAGACTTATGTACGTTGTCAAGTCCAGGGGGAGGAGGGCGGGCTACACAGTGGAGTTCGACATCCTGGAGGGTCAGGGCGTTGTATTCCTCGACGATCTCCCCCGCCCCGCCCCCCGGGCCGCGTGGGAGGCGGCAACCGAGGCGCTGCCACAGCCCATGGGGCCTGTGAGGGGGGGCCGCATATACCTATTCGTGGGATGTGACTTCACCCCACTTCTGGCCAGGGTCGCGGCCGACCTATCCCGCGAGGGGCGCAAGGTATTGTACCGCGTCTTTGGCCGAGGCGCCTTTTCAGTGGAGAGGCTGATCGAGAAGTACGGCGGGAAGGCGGTGGTGCAGAGGGTGGAACCGAGGCCCCAGAGCCACTTCACCCACATGAAAAACCTATACGACTCTCTTACCGAGACAGACGCCGATGTTGTAGTGTCCGACGGCGTAGATATGGAGTTCTTTATTTACGGCCGAAAGGCCTTCGAGCTAAACAAGACTGAGTTCGACGAGCTGAGGCGGCTTGGGATAGCGACATTGGTAAATGCTTGTAGAGACAGGGGCCTTAGAGTAGTGGCCGACGTCACTGCGCAACTTCACGACGGAGAGGTTCTCCTCACATCGCCGGAGGGTGGCACTAGGTGCCGCTACGAGGTCCAGCCGCTCCCAAGGCTGGCTTGTAATGTCTGA
- a CDS encoding iron ABC transporter permease, whose product MEAEVAERNRHWVRPYLLPPLFFLIAYTTPYALLLANYGVALAVDSYTLRVFGFTVAQALLSAALSLAGGFALLPAYLRLPWARAVALIPFFAPALSTVDALIRLHGDVMYSPWGVVLAHGVYYAPYAALLLEANARSIPADLLDAVDIYARRAAARLRIFMYELRPAVLYSFYTVFVFSFLSFTTPLLLGGRYPTLELLVYIYATSFASSNLVSTTILLTLAVSLALAILFFKLPAPPSAEQAPRPPRVGAAALAASTAVLAYYVILSFYLFQPLAQPRGLGELAQPLTTSVLVAVLSATSSLMAAISFLIAESAGKRHPVAIYIVAISLSKSLFALGFFHLAQPLYGTALILAAAHTLVITPLAYSLIKPAWEKIRQDVREACVLYLGPFKCVTRIATEMLGPTVLQTWLMSLASSLSETTLALILTTGGSETLSAAAVRLLTSRAPDLIETGHFYSALLATIVLATLAASRLVKTRPFTI is encoded by the coding sequence GTGGAGGCTGAGGTGGCAGAGAGAAATCGCCACTGGGTGAGGCCGTATCTACTCCCGCCTCTTTTTTTCCTAATTGCCTACACGACGCCCTACGCCCTTCTACTCGCCAACTACGGCGTTGCCCTCGCCGTGGACAGCTACACGTTGCGGGTATTCGGATTTACGGTGGCGCAGGCGCTTCTCTCGGCGGCGCTGTCGCTGGCGGGGGGCTTTGCCCTGCTACCCGCCTACCTACGCCTGCCCTGGGCGAGGGCCGTGGCGCTGATACCTTTCTTCGCCCCGGCCCTCTCCACCGTAGACGCCTTGATTAGGCTTCACGGAGACGTTATGTACAGCCCCTGGGGCGTGGTGCTGGCGCATGGGGTTTACTACGCCCCCTACGCCGCCTTGTTGCTGGAGGCAAACGCGCGGTCTATACCGGCGGATCTCCTCGACGCCGTAGACATATACGCAAGGAGGGCCGCCGCCAGGCTGAGGATTTTCATGTATGAGCTAAGGCCCGCAGTTCTCTACTCCTTCTACACCGTCTTTGTATTTAGCTTTCTGAGTTTTACCACGCCGCTCCTCCTCGGAGGCCGCTACCCCACACTGGAGCTCCTGGTCTACATCTACGCCACATCCTTCGCGTCGTCGAACCTAGTCTCCACAACAATACTTCTCACCCTAGCCGTTTCGCTGGCTTTGGCAATTCTATTCTTTAAGCTACCTGCCCCGCCCTCTGCAGAACAGGCCCCCAGGCCCCCGAGGGTGGGCGCAGCGGCGCTTGCGGCGTCGACCGCCGTGTTGGCGTACTACGTCATCTTGAGCTTCTACCTCTTCCAGCCCCTTGCACAGCCGAGGGGGCTGGGGGAGCTCGCCCAGCCTTTGACCACAAGCGTATTGGTGGCGGTCCTTTCTGCAACCTCGTCGCTTATGGCGGCGATCTCCTTCCTGATCGCGGAGTCGGCGGGGAAGAGGCACCCCGTGGCTATATATATAGTTGCTATCTCTCTCTCGAAGAGTCTCTTTGCTCTGGGGTTCTTCCACCTAGCACAGCCGCTGTACGGCACGGCGCTTATACTAGCCGCGGCGCACACGCTAGTTATCACGCCCCTAGCATACTCTCTCATTAAACCCGCTTGGGAGAAGATACGGCAGGACGTAAGAGAGGCTTGTGTCCTCTACCTCGGGCCGTTTAAATGCGTGACTAGAATCGCTACGGAGATGCTGGGGCCTACCGTACTGCAGACGTGGCTCATGTCCCTCGCCTCTTCTCTATCCGAGACAACTCTTGCCCTTATTCTCACAACCGGGGGGTCCGAGACCCTGTCCGCCGCCGCCGTGCGGCTCCTCACATCTAGGGCACCCGACCTCATAGAGACAGGGCATTTCTACTCGGCGCTACTAGCCACCATAGTACTGGCCACCCTAGCGGCTTCTAGACTGGTGAAGACGAGGCCCTTTACCATTTAG
- a CDS encoding metal ABC transporter ATP-binding protein gives MYVEFNVVKRLGDFQLAAKGRVEEGVTCVVGPNGSGKTTLMKILAGLLKPDSGRVEYVGVSSRVYVGDFYTPPEATGLDVVLAGRTRFGRRPVGREDVEKAAEYAELLEAADLLKRRISTLSGGQRQRLVIAAALASEADLLLLDEPLSNLHGDWRGRVMEVLRGLSRGRLVVVSTHHGDVLSCCHYVLQMENGVVTWLGPSADYQPRLAEAECGGSR, from the coding sequence ATGTACGTGGAGTTTAACGTAGTGAAGAGGCTGGGGGACTTCCAGCTAGCCGCCAAGGGCCGCGTAGAGGAGGGGGTGACCTGCGTCGTCGGGCCGAACGGCTCGGGCAAGACCACCCTCATGAAAATACTGGCGGGCCTCTTGAAGCCCGACTCGGGCCGTGTGGAGTACGTGGGCGTGTCCTCCAGGGTGTACGTGGGGGATTTCTACACGCCGCCGGAGGCCACAGGCCTAGACGTGGTGCTGGCGGGGAGGACGAGGTTCGGCAGGCGGCCGGTGGGCCGGGAAGACGTGGAGAAGGCGGCTGAGTACGCGGAGTTGCTGGAGGCGGCAGATCTACTGAAGAGGAGGATCTCCACCCTCAGCGGGGGGCAGAGGCAGAGGCTTGTGATAGCGGCGGCGCTGGCCTCCGAGGCCGATCTGCTCCTGCTAGACGAGCCCCTCTCCAACCTCCACGGGGACTGGCGGGGGAGGGTCATGGAGGTCCTCCGCGGCTTGTCTAGGGGGAGGCTCGTGGTGGTGTCCACACACCACGGCGACGTTCTTAGCTGTTGCCACTACGTCCTCCAGATGGAAAACGGCGTGGTTACGTGGCTCGGACCCTCCGCGGATTACCAGCCGCGACTCGCGGAGGCTGAGTGCGGCGGATCCCGCTAG
- a CDS encoding alpha-amylase family glycosyl hydrolase produces MAVACRIEKWRSDPYYGKVAVVQAGPGYVVGDFTGWIHGAFRDRVELPPGVYRLMSGGGEVECVVEPPSYPWHFAVPYMSGDWGGVVELRIYAPEPPEVPGGEVVELLQEERFSIYMAVVRHRRYEVRCCGKKAGFRSPPYVGDPGIRSMYEVLPDRSANRLGCRDLRREFCGGTLKDVARVAVDASRFADALYLHPIYPAMSYHRYDVVDHFQVDERLGGWAAFEAMRGELGRAGLKLVLDLVLYHVGLRNPLFPGGPFIIRDGSYTRLVTELAARLPRSALAGMLGGDPPYETFLKVWFMPRLDYSRPEAVEYARRVVEFWAPHVDGFRLDVAHGVPPGVWEEVLSPAEGRYVLGEHVGNPAPFYKAVRGFTAYVLYNGLINSLTKGAEEVADAVNRYLALTPPSALPYMNTFLENHDVDRAATRLGGHAQLSMGYALLFSLPGVPSIYSGGECGEGGLAADHTNRRPHTPCPDSQLAKLLETLYRLRSRGLGRGPHWASAKRGRIELKSLQSGVEVGSGGLVFGDTWGVREVRF; encoded by the coding sequence ATGGCCGTGGCTTGCCGCATTGAGAAGTGGAGGTCTGACCCCTACTACGGGAAGGTGGCGGTTGTCCAAGCCGGCCCGGGCTACGTGGTGGGGGACTTCACTGGGTGGATCCACGGCGCGTTTAGAGACCGCGTGGAGTTGCCCCCAGGCGTTTACCGCTTGATGTCCGGGGGAGGCGAGGTTGAGTGCGTTGTGGAGCCGCCCAGCTACCCTTGGCACTTCGCCGTTCCCTATATGTCGGGGGACTGGGGCGGGGTCGTGGAGCTTAGGATCTACGCCCCGGAGCCGCCCGAGGTGCCCGGCGGCGAGGTGGTGGAGCTGTTGCAGGAGGAACGGTTCTCCATATATATGGCCGTGGTGAGGCATCGGCGGTACGAGGTAAGGTGTTGCGGCAAGAAGGCGGGGTTTAGGTCGCCTCCGTACGTGGGCGATCCGGGGATCCGGTCCATGTACGAGGTTCTGCCGGATAGATCGGCTAATAGGCTCGGCTGTAGGGATCTTAGGCGGGAGTTCTGCGGCGGCACTTTAAAAGACGTGGCGCGCGTAGCGGTAGACGCCTCCCGCTTCGCCGACGCGCTGTATCTCCACCCAATATACCCAGCTATGAGCTACCATAGATACGACGTGGTTGACCACTTCCAGGTGGACGAGAGGCTGGGGGGCTGGGCCGCCTTTGAGGCTATGAGGGGGGAGCTGGGCCGCGCCGGGCTGAAGCTGGTGCTGGACCTGGTGCTCTACCACGTAGGCCTCCGCAACCCCCTCTTCCCCGGCGGGCCGTTTATAATACGCGACGGCTCCTACACGCGGCTTGTGACGGAGCTCGCGGCGAGGTTGCCCAGAAGCGCCCTGGCCGGCATGCTGGGGGGCGACCCTCCCTACGAGACCTTTCTAAAAGTGTGGTTTATGCCTAGGCTAGACTACTCAAGGCCGGAGGCTGTGGAGTATGCGCGTAGGGTAGTGGAGTTCTGGGCTCCCCATGTCGACGGTTTTAGGCTTGACGTGGCGCATGGGGTGCCTCCTGGCGTCTGGGAGGAGGTGCTGTCCCCCGCGGAGGGCCGCTACGTGCTGGGGGAGCACGTGGGCAACCCCGCCCCTTTCTACAAGGCGGTTAGGGGCTTCACGGCGTACGTCCTCTACAACGGGCTTATCAACAGCCTTACAAAAGGCGCCGAGGAGGTGGCCGACGCGGTGAATAGATACTTGGCCTTGACGCCGCCCTCAGCCCTGCCCTACATGAATACGTTTCTTGAAAACCACGACGTGGACAGGGCGGCAACGCGCCTCGGCGGTCATGCACAGCTCTCCATGGGATACGCCCTGCTCTTCTCCCTCCCGGGAGTGCCCTCGATCTACTCCGGCGGCGAATGCGGCGAAGGCGGCCTAGCGGCTGACCACACCAATAGGCGGCCCCACACGCCCTGTCCAGACTCGCAACTTGCGAAGCTATTGGAGACGCTGTACAGATTAAGATCCCGGGGGCTGGGGAGGGGGCCCCACTGGGCCTCGGCGAAGAGGGGGAGGATAGAGCTTAAGAGCCTTCAGTCAGGCGTAGAGGTTGGGAGTGGCGGGCTTGTGTTTGGTGATACCTGGGGAGTGCGGGAGGTTAGGTTTTAA